The following nucleotide sequence is from Mugil cephalus isolate CIBA_MC_2020 chromosome 18, CIBA_Mcephalus_1.1, whole genome shotgun sequence.
TAATGGAAGCGGAGCGGCAGAGGTTGTGCTGCATTGGAGAAATCTCCAGAAATGCGCCGCGGTTCATTTCATAATTAACAGGTAGAGATATAATTGATTGAGACGTGAGAGCTTAATCACTCAATTCAATGAGCAGGATATCGGCGTAGAGTAGATTAATTCAATTATGTAATTAAAGccgagggagaggggaagctTTAGAGCTGATTGAAGGTTAAACTGgaagcatttcatttcatgaagACGCACCAATGCtcactttgtccttttttttattattagacaTAGCAATTTCACAAACAGCAGTTAGCCTGAAAATTACATTCAAAATGTGCAGCTGACCATGCGCAAACACTCCAGATACACCTGCAGACAAAAGTAACAGTCgatcatgtgtttttttttagttttttgttttttaaccccACAGTCTGTGTATTCTCTcgtttttaattcaaatgtacaaaatcaaAACTCTTTCACCAGTTCACCGTCAAATCATACACACCTCAGTCAACTAGGACATGTCTTAACAGCTAGTTTCTGTACATATAAtgctctgaaatgtttttttaaaggctcTTCTTTGCACCCATTCACTCCCACACAACAACGACAGTTGATTTATTCTCAGTACCGCTTCCCTTCTCTGAATACTCTTTAACCTTAGCTGAGTTGAGGAAGGAGAAGGGTCGGAAATCCGCTTTGTTTTCCAGTCACACCAGGACGTCTGACGACGAGGGGGGGGGCTCCTCCAGGAGTGTAAcggaaacttttaccaaaagcACGTTAGACTACACGACACACAGTTTGCACAAAGTGGTGAGACGACGATGCTTCTGCTCAGCTTTTGTTCCATTTAGGTTAATTCGGTCACACGAACAGACGGAGGGCTGGTCCTGCAGGGTTCAAGTCACGGGACACGCGTGTGCGATGGGGTTAATGGCTAATAACACTGGttggaaaggggggggggatacGGGCTCAGGAGTGGGAGTGAAGTAGTTTATGGAGTCACTAAGGTTGAGTGGGATTGTGGAAAGTCGAGGACACGATGTGTAACTCCACTTCATCCAAGTGCCAAGAGAAAGTCTGTTaacactgattattattattatttcttctgttCCATCTGATCCAGAAGCACAGAGGGGCTCACACATCACAGACGAGGCTCCACGACACAGAAAACGCATCCAGTTCATATTGGGAGAGGTGAGGAGGTTCTCGGCCTTTAATGCCACGGGAGCAGCGGCGCGGGCCGCGGTCCCACCAGAAGGGAGACGCCAGGACCCGGCTCCGctttcactttttcattttttccgtTTACTGGCCACAGGGATCCAGTGTATGTAAAAACACCTGAATGCTCAAATCCACAAAATCAAACGGACGTCCGCACGTCAACACGGCACCACtctgggaaagaaaaataaaaataaaaaaacgtccCATCGTCCGGCCTGCTACATGCAGCAGGAATGGCAACTGAAAAAATCGGGTGATGTCTTATTGTACAACtctttttaaattcatctcCAAAACGTCAGTAAGTGCAACGCCTTCGTAAACTGTCAATGGAtgaaacctgttttttttttcctcctccgaACTGCTTGGTCCACAGCAATGTTCAGTTCAGTCAAAGAAATGGCGGAAATGGAGAGAAGTCCATGTCTGAAAAGCGTCCTCCTCCGTGCGAGGCGGGGGtaagagggagggggaggggtggggggcacCTCTACCTACCGAAAATGCTCTCGTACTCGAGCAGTATGTGCTCCACGATCTGGTTCTGGTAAACCATGTGGACCGCGATGTTGCCCGTCTCCGTCTCAGGCCGCAGCAGCGTAGGGCCGAACACGATGGCCACGCTCTGGGTCGTCATTCGGTTGGCCTCCCCGTGGTCTATAACCCTGCAGGGGGCGGGAGAGGAGATTTAGAGATCACATGTCATATAAACGGCTTTGTTCTGACAATCATTTGGTTTGAGAGCAGCCCCAGAGGTTCATTTTAGACAAACAAAACCcctgactacacacacacacacacacacgcgcgcgtcTTTATTGCTGCAGATTGAGCGCAGAGGCAAGGCACTCGACACGCGCTCCAGCGCTGCACAGCGCTCCAGGCAAGAGCATAATAGCCTTTTTAAATAGAATCTACATCCTCGCATGCAGATGCACAAAACAATAACATATTcatggaagagagagagaggggaaaaaagaggaagattaaATCCGCCTGCTGATATACGTAGACCTCCATACACTGAATGTCACGCTATAAATTTCCCCAAGAAACACCACTTCATAGGTGCTGAATTACAGCAAACACGGCGCCATATAAATGCAAATTGGAAAACCTCAGAAAATGTCATTGTGAACATATTGCCGCTGGCTCCGGTGGGCTGGGAGCGCACGCGGGCTGGAAGTTTGTGTTGATCGGTCTGAGGGAGAAAAAGGTAAACACGCCCAGAGTCAAACTCCTGAACGAGGAGCAGGACGGAGCTCGTGTCTGGGGCAGGAAAGAGCTCAGTGGACGGAAGGTTAAACATGAACTGGTTTTCAGAGGTGGTGCCAACAGTAAAGCTTCtaccaaataaatcaaagagCAAGAAGATGTCAAAGGAGTTAAAGCAGAGTTTACTTTTACGGGGTCATCACACTCTCTCTTATCGGCGTCTCATACCAGCAGCTGACCAGTTACACATCTATTTCTATATAAGGCAGCTTCATGTATGTGGAGTTACTTTTTCACTAATCACCCGCTCACTATACATTATCCTGCTTAGAACACAGCCCACagataaattattcaataatgtgacacaaaataataattgaaagagattttatttgtgtaaaatcaGCCTGTCGTTATGAGGtgtgttgcgtgtgtgtgttgggtgcTGTCGGTTGCCATGTTTCTCCTTGAAAATAAAGAGTTTGGTGTTGGGTTTCTTTTTGACTGAATATAGTTTTTAGCTGAGTTTGAGAAATATAAAACTTATTatctcgtttttctttttctttttttttgttataccATATGACCTCATGGCTTTaagtaaaaatgaataaaatctagTTGTGgttaaacaacagaaatctgAGCATGttgcatttaaacatttgatgCTATGGACACAGCTCAGAATCTAACCACAAGTTGAACCAGAGTTATAACAAGTGCGAAAATTAACCCAATTATATGACCATTATATTAAGTTAGAACGTATTTTAAGTGTAATACTTATCTATAGATTAGAATATGCAGTATGGACAGTCAGTATACCACCACACATTCATGTCATGAAGAAATCGCTCAGTAAATGAAGATGATTAACCACCACGTCTCCCTCTTACCTCCGCAGGTGTTTGAAGAGGACTTGCATTGTGTCGTGGTTCGGTTTTGGCAACTTCTTGATTAAGTCTTTGATTGAATTCACTCGCTGCTTGTAGTCGGAGGAttctgcagcagagaaacaggAGTCAGTGAATGTACGTGAGCATGGCGCCACCTTGTGGACGCATCaggcaagaaaatgaaaagcagagttTGGCATTTCTTCACACAGGAATAACTTTACCTGTAACTTCACCTCtatcatctgtttttgtttcctgctttcACTTAAGAATTATACAGGATGTAtcataaatcaaagtttggatgCATTGATCCTGAGTTAGGATGCAAAGTCGAGATGTCGCTGTGTAACATGCAGACTcagtcagagaaaaaaaaaaaatcaagctcaAAACCAAGGATGATGACATGTGTGGCAGCATTATTTTAGTGAGGCAGTAACACGTTCATTACAGTTGAATTTGAAAAGTAACTAAATCTGTCAAAAAGTGTACAGGGACCAGGCATTAATTAATGTTGGTATATTTaagtaaaacacagtttatttatcctgtgtgaatgaGCCACATAAAAAGCCACATAAAACTGAGGCGTAGGAGGTGATGCCTAAATCTAACGACATCCTCGGGCAAAAACTCCTCATTCATTGTGCCAGGTCTGTCCAGGTGACAGTGTGAGAGTCATGGTTACTCACTGATGGCGTTCACGAAGTCATTGAAGGATCCGTATGTGAAGAGCGGCTCTGGAAGCTCCCTGAAGAACATCTTGAGGGCTCCGGTGGTGACGTGGATGTCCTCCCACTTGCTGTCGTTCAGATCCACCTTCTCAtctaacgcagagagacagagagaggacaggtgaGTCATGTGACCCGTCAcatcacatatatatagatGCCGCACGGCTGAGTGGAGCTCAGACAGAGATTCTACCGTGATTCACAGCAAAGCGGAGCTTCTGGATCACTGCCAGGTTCCCGCTCACTCTGTACAAGCCGTCAACGCTGAgacctgcaggaggagacgTGGAGGGACAAAAAGCAGTGAGTGGACACggcagagtgtgtttgtgcttccTGACACGCTGAGCTGATCTAAAAGAACCTGATCAAACACTCTTCACCTCACATCAGCTTCTACCTTCTGTGCGTCCTGAAGACATCACAGACTTAATGTGGACGTTTGAATGATGTCGTTATTATGCAAAAAGTATCATAGTTATGGTTCAATAGGCAGAAATACTATCCAAACCAAAGATCAAAGACCAGAGCGCAGAGgtgttggttttgtgtgtggttttagaGAGAACGTTATTTTTAGGCATTGGTTTGAAAAGTCATGAATTAGCTGATTCTCAATGGATCAGATTTATCACGACACCTGTGTTTGGAAAAACAGGGTCGGTTATATGcgtgttatttttacattacaaattATGGACAGGAatgattcacacaggattaaaatCACAGATGACCTCaacaattattaaaaatgattagtttataaagcactttttatttcatggcAAGTGTGTCCTTTCTCATCTTCGAATACATCAGCTGTTGCATGAGATGAGCCTGGAAGTGCTTCACAATTAAATGATTGTTGAGAAAGGAATCGTTTCTGAACACACCACAgggcttttaatttgaaatgatgaCAGGCAACGAGGGTCAAAACAAGTGTGacaaatgaattattattattattaaacagagAGGATTAGAAATAGCCTCCCTCAAGTAAAAACCTGTCACCTAGGATAATTAAAGTAGAGCAGGCTGATACCTGTGTTCTCCACGTGGTCGATGCACATTCTGACAAAGTTGGGCACTGACGTGTTCTCCCGCTGGCACAGACTGGTCAGGCTGCAGCCGAACACCTGATctgtgaggaggaaaaacattCAGCCGTTACTTCTAGCTTTAGCTCTTGCTACCATGAAGCAGGAAACCCTCACACTTCAGGGTCTGGAGCTGGGTTATGTCTGACTACCTTTGATGTATCCTTTGTCCCGGACGGCCTGATACGTGGGTCTGCGTGTCAGGAACTTCTTCAGCTTCAGCCTGGTTTTCTTCTGGTCTGAGGAGTCCATGCTCACAGAGGTCTTCATCACTGGAAGGGAGGCGGCCATGACGTGAGTACTTTTATTTAAGACGCTGGCACAGGCCAAGCTGCCTGAGCTCGTCTCACCTCTGTTCTTCTTGGAGTCTCGGTGGTCCTTCTCCTTGTCCTGTTTCTCAGCTCCTGGAGACTCAGGCATGTCCTCCTCAATGGCCTCATCCGACTCCCACGCCCGGACAAGAGGAGACACGTATGGAATCACAGTTAAGTCAGATCCATATGTAATCCCACAGAGGCtaatttaaagataaaagatCTAATTTAAATCTGAAGAAATTAAACTTAAGTGGTGTAATGACTATAAATGCTCACGTGAGTGTTGATGGCCTCAGTGAGGGCCCGGTACCAGTCATTGATGACGCTGTCGATCTCTGACTGGATCAGCAGCTCTGTGCCCTGACGCGTCTTcagctggaagaaaaacatcaaaacgTCAAAGCTGCACACTATATTCTGAGGCTTTTTGAACCCAAAATCGCTCGCTGACGCTCGGCGGCCTGTCAGGTACCTCGATGACGTGCTTTTTGCTCGACTTGTCCTTGGAGGCCCAGTCCACCGAACCCCCGCGCAGATCTACGGTGAACTCAGGCTTCGACTGAGTGCTGCCAAACTTCTGGAAGCAAGGGTGGAGATACatagtgagagagagagagagggagagagaaggagagagagggggagaaataGAGAGTCAGGGTCTGACAAATATGATGGAATGGGCATTTGTGAGTGAATCAGAGGATGCAGTCACATTAAAAACCAGAAATCAGACAATGAATTTGACTCCCAAGAGCAATAAAAGTTTCTGGGATGCAAATTTGTGCCTGATGTTCCACAAAGTTTAAGAGCACAGACAACAATCCTCTAGAATAGTAGACGAGGGGATGAGGAATGTAAGTTTCACTTCCTGGAATTAATCAATTAACTTTGAACCtgttttatacacacacatcattaGTACCGTGTTACAAGAACAACACTATTACTCCGTGTTAATAATGTCATGAGCGGTTTAATAATCACAACCTTCAGGCTTTGGTCCATTTGTACAATTCAAACAACAAATGatagttttgcattttaatgtaatttggTGCCAAATACAGTTAAATACCTAAAACCTAAAGACAACGTCCTTGAAGatgcagttgttttgtttgcaagTGTTGTTCATTTTATAAGTAAAATTCCataaagtctgattaaaaatgtgtcGTTGCAAATTTGATGCCCTGactgaaattaatttattttatttatctattaattGAACTTAACACTGTGGGTGTGAAGGGTTATACATTTCTAACTGACATGTCACACGCTCCACATGAATTACTAGAGGCAGCTACTGATGCAAAAACCACACCAGTAAAGTTAGACTTCATTTCTCGTCTTTAAATCTGCAGCCATGACTCGAATCATTTGGGTTTTTGCATGTCCCTCCTCTACTCTATATTAAATAAGGCATTtgtgaaacatatttaataGTTAAAGTGTCCCTCCCTCAGTGTTTCAACTGTTTGAACTCGTGCTTCTTGTATGAGGCCCAGTGAAGTCTGATTGTGTTTCAGAGCTCAAACTGAGGGATAAACGAAGCAATATCTCATCTTATTATCAAAAACATCACTCTTAGGAATAAGACATTTGCTCTAACAGAGCTTTAACTTCTTTTGATCTCTAGGGAATTCAAGAAAACAGTACATTTTTGCTTTGAAGGCCTCATTTCATCCATCTGTCCAAATCCCACTATCTCCAGAGGTAATTTTCCGTCAGAATCAAGCTtgacaaacacatcagtcagtCTCTGGGTCAGTCCAAAACACAGGGGTGAATAAGAGAGTTAAGACGGGCGGGAGCAGCAACACATGCAGAGAGAgatgggtgaggaggggggacaTACAGCGGCAGCCTGCACAGGCCTACAGTTCACATAGGAGACAGCAGGATGGGGCTTGACTGAGCGCTTCCAGCTGCTAAGAAGAGTGAGGAGCAGCTCGGGGATAGAGCCGCTGCGGTAGTACGACTTCgaggagaggagaaataaaacagaggatGACAAACTTCACAGCACAGGTGGCGTGAAGACATAAAGACGGGCGACTATgcagaaataaagagagaaatatCACAGAGATGAACAGAACCCAGACACTGTGTAGGAGCATGAGGCCCGTGGGGCGGACGGGGGTACATACCCAGCTGGTGCTGCCCCCCTGACCCTTGgcaaagagcagagaggagccCTGCAGCACGGTCCACGACGAGGTCCAGTTCTTCCTGTcggtcaaaataaaacacgttACAGACGATCTCTGTGTGAGAGTTAACTCTATAATGTGAAACACAAttttacaaatgaaataaaaaccaaccTGACTTTCTTTCCATTCTCTGTGATTTTGGTGACATTGAGGACTCCACACTTCTCTGAAGGCTGAGGAGGGAcggggagatggagagagacaaaCAGTGGCAAATAAAAAACCTGACGCAGcttaaaattaaacattaaacacactGAAGGCCGACAAGCAAATGAGACTAAAAGCTGCTGTGTAGCCTGATGTCATGTCCAATAtcaccagcagatggcgccATAATGACACTGTAAAATGTTGAAACTGTGCTACTTCTTTCTTGTGGAAGCGGATTGTGGCATGTTGTTAGGTTTGATGCAGTTAGATGTGGGCATGCAACAGATGAGGTTACAGTGGTGTATTTGTGGATGCAGGAGGATGGAGTGCAGTGGCAGTGTGCAGTGCTGCAAGCTGGAATACTAACGGTTGAGGGGTGCTTAGGAGATGAGGGACAGGAGTCAGAATCTGGAGAGCTCAGCTTGGGCGCCGGAGCACTCTCCTACCGACAAGAGGCACAACATGATGAGAGGCTGATAACTACGACTAGAAGGCAGGAGAAAGTCAGTCTGAAGttagtgaggaggaggagaaaatggatTAAAAGGAATCACAAGACCGAGTTAGCATGGAGTCAGATcatcaaaacacaaagatgGGATTTGAGTATAATGTGTGTTAATTCACAGTGATTTAGAGGATTGATGATAAAACTCGCTTCAACAACaataagacagaaaataatCAGACTTCTTTGATTGGTTGAACTCCTATCCTGACTGACTCTGGCTACAGGACACGTGGACATTAATCAGAACGGATCTTgattagggggaaaaaaaaaggtgtcataAGAGGAATGGTTCTGGGCGGTACCAACTTTATCACGGTAAAGAGAGAGACGCAATCTCTTCTTGCGCGGGTCAGAAGAAAACCGTCGGAGTTTGAAGGAGAGCTGCAATAAAACCGCCAGAGTTAGACTCTGACGTAGGTTTTAAACCCTAAAATGTGAGAATATCTGAATATTTACAGCAGAAACTGAAATCTAGCAGAGATGAAATAACTAACATTAAGGCAAAGTTAGCTTGTTCTTTTGACCTTTCCTTTGTATCTTGACAAATACTTGATAAAAAATGTAAGTTTATATAACATATAGCCTTATTTAAAGAAGATTTACATTGGATTTAACAAGTTTCcacattataatatattaattcttaataataaccataataataataataataataataataataattagcttGTAGCAATACAAATCTACTTGTTTTTGTCTAAAGATGCTAGTTTGGAGATAGTGGATttatttggaatattttaagTAATATATCCATCATTTCAATACCTTTTTCTtgtcgtttttttattttgagttctTGCTCACTGATGTCTGATGTCAAACGATGATCAACATGTCCtagcttttcttttaattaaactaTATACAGCAAGTTAACAGCAATagaacagaacaaataaatcagCTCCCTCCtggaaaaatgcacaaaataaaaataaagctatGTTTTTCATAATAATGTGAAATTGGGCAAATGAGGTATAAATAAAGTAGTCTTTTTGGAAAAATATAGGGAGCATGTGACAACACAGAGATGAACAGGtcaagataaaacaaataaaactactaAAGTAACCCTTGAAAAAATAACTTAACAACACCTGGTTGGCTGCATATGGTTGGAAGGGTTTAACGAGGAGGAGTGACCCGTTGCATCGTGGGGAGTGTAGGAGCAAGTGTTTTTTGGAGTGACTGTCTAGGACGTTCCAGTCTCCGCTGCTTCGGCTTACCCagactttttctgtttgtgagtCACATAAATTGAATGTGCCAAGAAAAGCTCAGGAACTATTGACTAACACAAACCAATTACACACGTATTTAAGGTAGGAGTCGTGCTGAGAGGTCCTGGTGTTGGTGTTCTGGACCTTTAAAGAGTATTTAGACTTTTAGAAACCGATCAGCCAGAAAAATATGACCACCCAAAGAAAcactgtttccagacaccacaggacaccctcagaagaccaatgtccattctctgatgagtcacaactgttcacaagggagacctacacaatattaggaaggtggtcataatgttatgcctgatcagtgtataattcCCAGcctttataaaaataaaacaccggAGAAAACAGAGAGCGCTCGTTTCCATCGTCCACAGTCATCAGATATAAAAGTTCTCCGCTGGGATCCTCCTTACCTTGTCGTTAAGGTCTAAGACGTAGGTGCTGTGCCTCCACTTGGTCAGGACGATGGGatcctgctgcttcctctccagACTGCGACTCTTAGGAACCTCACCAGACTGAGGGGAGATATTGtactgaagagaaaaagagagagacagcagaTTTGAAGGTCACAGTCTACAGAGATTATTCCAGCAGAGCCTTCAGAGAGCCTCCTACCTCTCCTTTAACTTTCCACAGAACCATTGGACCTTTGCTCACTCCGCAGGCATTGTTTTCTACAGTCCACCTAACATGTCCGTGTCTGTTTGTTCCTTCTGAGAATGGAGCCGGTCTATTCTGATCTGCACTAACGCCTCCAGATTATGGGGTAAAGAGCAGCTAATAGGCAGTCAGCCAGAGTTCAGCGCAAACATGGCTCCTCTGTGAGTGCCTCCGACATTCATCCACTTACAGCAACAGCACAGGTCTTAAGAAAACACGCcatgatgaagaagaggaggaggagaaacttaATTAAAGTGAGTTACAGGCTCAATGCAGTACGTGAAGATTAAATACCTTAAGTATTACCACTGCGTATTTCACCTTTGTGTTAGAGCTTTTGACTCTTTAAGCGTTCCATCCCTGGATGATCTTAATCAGCATTTATAAACTGTTATGAGATTAACTTCTTGGTTCTTAGTTCaggtgaattttaaaatgagaacTTGCACAACTCTATAGGTTCTAGATGAACAGTgaaacaagtgaaaaaaaatggattctCCATAGATTAAATACAGTCCAGAATATAATGATCATAGTACTTAAAGTCACAATTATTACTGTTCACTAACTGTTCAACC
It contains:
- the arhgap12b gene encoding rho GTPase-activating protein 12b isoform X3, giving the protein MADREGLAIAPGQVYIEVEYDYEYKAKDKMVTIRQGECYMLVKKTNEDWWQVKKEEGTKAFYVPAQYVKEVRRALLPPQKPALRAKPTVLDICRASDENLNRPQPEMSSFGRPSPSSTPSPSSDRVTPPSLPKDANQNMGSPHHCKLVAELVLLHNNNNHHHHHANNSTLPRTRADSPPLKVANNSPDADKSSPPSEPPAEALCKLRNDSESGDELSSSSTEHMQTTSPTGQGRSDSPVYTNLQELKISQSSLPPVPSGSPLHILGDWETHKDLSGRHFYYNRASGERTWKPPRTRDTTSSSTSSIRGDSQGTAESEPLSSEENCHSTHSSQSDSQYGSPPRGWSEELDEHGHTLYVSEYTQEKWIKHVDEQGRPYYYSADGSRSEWELPKYNISPQSGEVPKSRSLERKQQDPIVLTKWRHSTYVLDLNDKESAPAPKLSSPDSDSCPSSPKHPSTPSEKCGVLNVTKITENGKKVRKNWTSSWTVLQGSSLLFAKGQGGSTSWSYYRSGSIPELLLTLLSSWKRSVKPHPAVSYVNCRPVQAAAKFGSTQSKPEFTVDLRGGSVDWASKDKSSKKHVIELKTRQGTELLIQSEIDSVINDWYRALTEAINTHAWESDEAIEEDMPESPGAEKQDKEKDHRDSKKNRVMKTSVSMDSSDQKKTRLKLKKFLTRRPTYQAVRDKGYIKDQVFGCSLTSLCQRENTSVPNFVRMCIDHVENTGLSVDGLYRVSGNLAVIQKLRFAVNHDEKVDLNDSKWEDIHVTTGALKMFFRELPEPLFTYGSFNDFVNAIKSSDYKQRVNSIKDLIKKLPKPNHDTMQVLFKHLRRVIDHGEANRMTTQSVAIVFGPTLLRPETETGNIAVHMVYQNQIVEHILLEYESIFGR
- the arhgap12b gene encoding rho GTPase-activating protein 12b isoform X8 → MADREGLAIAPGQVYIEVEYDYEYKAKDKMVTIRQGECYMLVKKTNEDWWQVKKEEGTKAFYVPAQYVKEVRRALLPPQKPALRAKPTVLDICRASDENLNRPQPEMSSFGRPSPSSTPSPSSDRVTPPSLPKDANQNMGSPHHCKLVAELVLLHNNNNHHHHHANNSTLPRTRADSPPLKVANNSPDADKSSPPSEPPAEALCKLRNDSESGDELSSSSTEHMQTTSPTGQGRSDSPVYTNLQELKISQSSLPPVPSGSPLHILGDWETHKDLSGRHFYYNRASGERTWKPPRTRDTTSSSTSSIRGDSQGTAESEPLSSEENCHSTHSSQSDSQYGSPPRGWSEELDEHGHTLYVSEYTQEKWIKHVDEQGRPYYYSADGSRSEWELPKYNISPQSGEVPKSRSLERKQQDPIVLTKWRHSTYVLDLNDKESAPAPKLSSPDSDSCPSSPKHPSTPSEKCGVLNVTKITENGKKVRKNWTSSWTVLQGSSLLFAKGQGGSTSWFGSTQSKPEFTVDLRGGSVDWASKDKSSKKHVIELKTRQGTELLIQSEIDSVINDWYRALTEAINTHAWESDEAIEEDMPESPGAEKQDKEKDHRDSKKNRVMKTSVSMDSSDQKKTRLKLKKFLTRRPTYQAVRDKGYIKDQVFGCSLTSLCQRENTSVPNFVRMCIDHVENTGLSVDGLYRVSGNLAVIQKLRFAVNHDEKVDLNDSKWEDIHVTTGALKMFFRELPEPLFTYGSFNDFVNAIKSSDYKQRVNSIKDLIKKLPKPNHDTMQVLFKHLRRVIDHGEANRMTTQSVAIVFGPTLLRPETETGNIAVHMVYQNQIVEHILLEYESIFGR
- the arhgap12b gene encoding rho GTPase-activating protein 12b isoform X4 produces the protein MADREGLAIAPGQVYIEVEYDYEYKAKDKMVTIRQGECYMLVKKTNEDWWQVKKEEGTKAFYVPAQYVKEVRRALLPPQKPALRAKPTVLDICRASDENLNRPQPEMSSFGRPSPSSTPSPSSDRVTPPSLPKDANQNMGSPHHCKLVAELVLLHNNNNHHHHHANNSTLPRTRADSPPLKVANNSPDADKSSPPSEPPAEALCKLRNDSESGDELSSSSTEHMQTTSPTGQGRSDSPVYTNLQELKISQSSLPPVPSGSPLHILGDWETHKDLSGRHFYYNRASGERTWKPPRTRDTTSSSTSSIRGDSQGTAESEPLSSEENCHSTHSSQSDSQYGSPPRGWSEELDEHGHTLYVSEYTQEKWIKHVDEQGRPYYYSADGSRSEWELPKYNISPQSGEVPKSRSLERKQQDPIVLTKWRHSTYVLDLNDKESAPAPKLSSPDSDSCPSSPKHPSTPSEKCGVLNVTKITENGKKVRKNWTSSWTVLQGSSLLFAKGQGGSTSWSYYRSGSIPELLLTLLSSWKRSVKPHPAVSYVNCRPVQAAAFGSTQSKPEFTVDLRGGSVDWASKDKSSKKHVIELKTRQGTELLIQSEIDSVINDWYRALTEAINTHAWESDEAIEEDMPESPGAEKQDKEKDHRDSKKNRVMKTSVSMDSSDQKKTRLKLKKFLTRRPTYQAVRDKGYIKDQVFGCSLTSLCQRENTSVPNFVRMCIDHVENTGLSVDGLYRVSGNLAVIQKLRFAVNHDEKVDLNDSKWEDIHVTTGALKMFFRELPEPLFTYGSFNDFVNAIKSSDYKQRVNSIKDLIKKLPKPNHDTMQVLFKHLRRVIDHGEANRMTTQSVAIVFGPTLLRPETETGNIAVHMVYQNQIVEHILLEYESIFGR
- the arhgap12b gene encoding rho GTPase-activating protein 12b isoform X9, whose product is MADREGLAIAPGQVYIEVEYDYEYKAKDKMVTIRQGECYMLVKKTNEDWWQVKKEEGTKAFYVPAQYVKEVRRALLPPQKPALRAKPTVLDICRASDENLNRPQPEMSSFGRPSPSSTPSPSSDRVTPPSLPKDANQNMGSPHHCKLVAELVLLHNNNNHHHHHANNSTLPRTRADSPPLKVANNSPDADKSSPPSEPPAEALCKLRNDSESGDELSSSSTEHMQTTSPTGQGRSDSPVYTNLQELKISQSSLPPVPSGSPLHILGDWETHKDLSGRHFYYNRASGERTWKPPRTRDTTSSSTSSIRGDSQGTAESEPLSSEENCHSTHSSQSDSQYGSPPRGWSEELDEHGHTLYVSEYTQEKWIKHVDEQGRPYYYSADGSRSEWELPKYNISPQSGEVPKSRSLERKQQDPIVLTKWRHSTYVLDLNDKPSEKCGVLNVTKITENGKKVRKNWTSSWTVLQGSSLLFAKGQGGSTSWFGSTQSKPEFTVDLRGGSVDWASKDKSSKKHVIELKTRQGTELLIQSEIDSVINDWYRALTEAINTHAWESDEAIEEDMPESPGAEKQDKEKDHRDSKKNRVMKTSVSMDSSDQKKTRLKLKKFLTRRPTYQAVRDKGYIKDQVFGCSLTSLCQRENTSVPNFVRMCIDHVENTGLSVDGLYRVSGNLAVIQKLRFAVNHDEKVDLNDSKWEDIHVTTGALKMFFRELPEPLFTYGSFNDFVNAIKSSDYKQRVNSIKDLIKKLPKPNHDTMQVLFKHLRRVIDHGEANRMTTQSVAIVFGPTLLRPETETGNIAVHMVYQNQIVEHILLEYESIFGR